The genomic stretch TGAGGACGCGGAGAAGCAGAGCACCTGTGAGCGTGACACTCCCACATcagtgttggtgtttttttagcAGTAAAAAACCCTGAGAGAAACGCTTTGTCTTGCACATGCAGCAGTTGTCATCTTTAAGAAGCGGCCACCGGAGGCTCACAGGTTCCCCCACCAGAGAGGATCAGCAGGTCAACAGCCAGAATTCACAGAGTGGAACGAGAGGTTCCACCGCAGACAGTAAGAATGACTCCACCAAGAAGACTAACAAGGTAAACACCAACATGGCTACTGTGTTACTTGGGCGTGGCTTGAAATGTCAAAGTAGGAAGTAGGTTGGATGCAATGCTTGTAGAACATTCGGAAAGTATTTGCACTACCTAACCAAAGCAGCCAACATCAGTTTTTTCAtgataacacattttgctggacGATAATTGTCCCATAAATCATTGCTGGTAAATGATATTATTGTcagcattattttatattatcataCCATTTTGTCAAGAATGCAATGATAATTTATGTGATAATAATGTGAGTAcacagcataaaaataaaactttaatttctcaagagtatttaacattgtaattggaatttcaagagcttttaaataaaataaacaacaatgaaTTAACCCCAAAATAATCCATTGGAAATCAAATGGACTCAAaacagtaaaaagaaaaaatacccaaaaatttaataaaaaaaaaaaaaaaaaattaagaccacacaggaaaataaaaacaatcgaATAAATGGACTATCAAGTCTCTGTAAACAAAATTGCTCTTTatgaatgactgacaggagggttcactcactctgttcattctgctatagaaccaacatgcCCAGGTATTGAGACCGgcgcacagagtgaactctcttgcCAACCAGTTTGTATTTATAAATCATGTGGTTAATTGCTTTATTGATAATCCAAACGTTAAACTTCTGACATTTGATGTATGGCTCAATATTCTCCTCCCCAGAAAGTGAAAGAGGAGGCAGCCACACCAAAGACGATGAAACGGGTCAGGGAGAGTCCTCCTCAGGAGCCTGACGAGCCTGAGAAAGTCAAACCTAAAAGGCCAAAGACACAGGTGAGAAACAGGCGGCAAAAGCAGGTGTGTTATCACAAACTAGTCGGCGCAGGAGCGATGTCACAAAGTCACTCATCAATTCTGCGTCTGCTTCCAGGATCCGCAGGACTCTCGCTCGGAGTTGGAGgccgaggtggaggaggagagcTCCTCAGAAAGCCGCAGCGCTCAGGACGACGGCAGCAGCGACACCAAAGACATTGATCAGGACAACCGCAGCTCCTCCCCCAGCATTCCCAGCCCTCAGCAGGGCAACGAGAGCGACTCCGACTCGTCTGCCCAACCGAGCGCTGTCCCGGCAGAGCCTGCTGCCCAGCCGGCTGCCCAGGCTGACCCAGCGCCCCTGCAGGTGCCCCCCTCTCAAGGTGCAGCTGTTATTCCGCCGCAAAGCACCCTCTCTGCTGGCACTGCTCCGAGCCCATCTCCTCCATCTCAAGACCCCAATGAGGCACCATCTGGGGAGTCCACTGCCAGTTCAGGGCCAGGCAGCCGCCCGGCTCCCAGCCCTCATTCTCTCTCCGGTGCACCACCTCTACCGCCAGTGGAATCTTCTCTTTCTTCAGCATTTCAGGTGCCACCCGCTCTCAACTCCTCGCAGCCGCCGCCCACCCAGCGACCCCCACCCTTCTTTAGGGAGTCGCAGCCCCAAATCAAGCCCCCTCCCACCACTCCGATTCCACCCTCCCACAAACACACCAGTCCACACCAGTCCGCTCCACCCTTCCCCCAGATGCCCTCCAACCTTCCCCCTCCACCTGCTCTCAAGCCCCTCAACTCTCTCCCCAACCAGCATCCTCCAGGCgcaccccctcctcctctccagctCATGCCACAGCCGCCGCCCGTGCAGCCGCTTTCCGGCCAGCCGCTTTCCGGCCAGCCGCTTTCCGGCCAGCTTCCTGTCATTTCTCAGATGCAGGCTCATGCTGGAAAGAGCACGAGCAGCCCTCATTCATGCGGCGCCCCCTCGCAGCCCCTCGCCTCTGCTGCTTCGTCCTCTGTCGGCCCCGTCCCGAGCCTGCAGCCTTCCTCCTTCCCGCCTGTTCCGCTCAGACCGACTCCGAGCACCACAGTGGCAGCGCCACAAGTTCAGATCAAAGAGGAGCCGCTGGATGACATGGAGGAAGCCGAGAGCCCGCAGTCTCCACCTCGTAGTCCTTCGCCTGAACCGACTGTCATCAACATGGCGAGCCACGCCAGCCAGTCGGCACGGTGCGTCTCCAGTTTGTCTCATACAGCACAAACAATGTAGCTGAACCATGGATAAACAAATGATTGTTTGCTCAGTATATTTGTGTAGCACTTGTGCTAAACTCCTGACTAGAATGTGGAAACACGGAAGCACAATGTGCAGCTTCCGTTTATCCTCTCAACACAGCATCCAGTACATGAGATCTAACAGAAGAATACAATAGAATCACGTATGCAGACTCATCTATTTGGGGTCATTAATGGTATAGTTGTTCACATAGCTGACTTTTGTGCAGCTGCAACGGGATCTGTTGCTTGTAGAATGCAATGACAGAAACGTTGATGCACCGAATACTAAAGTGTCACATAAATTGTGCATCAAAAGTGCCAAAAGCATCAATCCTAATGAATGCACTCCTGCCGTTCACGTCAGATTCATCAAGCATCTGGATCGCGGCTACAACTCCTGCGCTCGTACCGACCTCTTCTTCACGCCGCTTTCCTCCTCCAAGCTGGCCAAGAAAAGGGAGGAGGCCATAGAGAAGTCTCGCAGAGAGGCGGAACTCAGCGCTCGGCAAGAACGTGAACGGGAGAAGGAGCGCGAACGAGAGAGGGAGGCAGACAGAAACGCAGTAAGTGAGAGAGTCTTTGTGGTCCCTGATGATAGTATTTTTCAACCGTTATAGCTCAGAGTTAATCCACTTTAATCTATTTAATCTACTTACACATACACTGTAACGCTGCACTCCAATGTGATGGATGCCATACATCACACACAACACGTTAgcacactagcatagctaacAAGCAACAAAGGCGTTAtcttacaatttttttgtttccagAGAGGATCCAGTTCCTCCCATGACGGCCGCATGAGCGAGGCCCAGATGGCCGCTCATGGACGCTCCGTGTTTGAGCAGCCGCCCACCACCGTcgctgccgtgccgccctacatcGGCCCTGATACCCCTGCTCTACGCACGCTGAGCGAATACGCCCGACCGCATGTCATGTCGCCCACCAACCGCAACCACCCGTTCTACGTGTCCCTGAGTCCCGGGGACCCCTTGCTGGCCTACCACATGCCTGGCCTGTACAGCGCCGAGCCCAGCTTGAGAGAGCGCGAGCTGAGGAACCTCCGCGAGAGGGAGCTCCGCGAGAGGATGAAGCCTGGCTTTGAAGTGAAACCTCCTGACCTGGAAACCTTACATCCATCGGCCAACCCCATGGAGCACTTCGCCAGGCACGGGGCTCTGGCTCTGCCCCACATACCCGGACCCCCTCATCACTTTGCGCCCTTTCATCCCGGGCTCAACCATCTGGAGCGGGAGAGGATGGTTCTGGCTGGGACTCAGCTGCGTCCGGAGCTGAGCTACGCCGAGCGTCTGACCGCGGAGAGGCTCCACGCCGAGAGGATGGCCTCCGTGGCCCCCGACCCTGCTGCCAGGCTTCAGATGCTCAACGTGACGCCGCATCATCACCAACACTCGCATATCCACTcacacctccacctccaccaaCAAGACCCCCTCGGTCAAGGTGaggttattaattattaataagtcGTTCATCAGGTGGCCTGTATCTCATGTTTCTTCACACAGGTTCAAGCCCTCATCCTCTGGTGGACCCGTTGGCACCTGGACCACGTTTGGCCCGTTTCCCTTTTCCTGGAGGCCCCATCCCAAACTCTTTGCTCACTGATCTTCCACATGACCATGAGATGCTGCGTCACCCTTTGTTTGGTAGGTTCCTGGAAATTCACGCCTACCAATGAAGTCGCGGGTTAGCGAACGTGATGTGGGTtttgacttttggattattCTGAGACTTTCTTTTAGAAAATGTCTTTGTTATCATTAAGAACTTGTGAGGAATGATTGCACTAAAGCAAGGGCATCCAGACTGTTTCCACTGAGGGCAGCATACATCAAACCAGTGTAGG from Doryrhamphus excisus isolate RoL2022-K1 chromosome 1, RoL_Dexc_1.0, whole genome shotgun sequence encodes the following:
- the rereb gene encoding arginine-glutamic acid dipeptide repeats protein isoform X1 produces the protein MCRPLSCVVSTSHSQTSLDMDDLFSPRRSLNSTQGEIRVGPSHQAKLPELQPRPAPASHAQTDSEELMWTPGVNDCDLLMYLRAARSMAAFAGMCDGGSTEDGCLAASRDDTTLNALNMLHASHYDAAKALQRLVKKPLPKLIEKCWSEDDVKRFIKGLRQYGKNFFRIRKDFLPGKKTGELITFYYHWKKTPEAAGTRAYRQQRRQPSSRKAKTRSAAAPVSAPSRNYSVDASSASEEELDSEDSEQEVKSCSHCGTTRSKDWHQGGRYNPLLCTPCRTYENKHGCLPAAPKSSGASFMFKPVKEEEEGNSKHGMRTRRSRAPQLSSLRSGHRRLTGSPTREDQQVNSQNSQSGTRGSTADSKNDSTKKTNKKVKEEAATPKTMKRVRESPPQEPDEPEKVKPKRPKTQVRNRRQKQDPQDSRSELEAEVEEESSSESRSAQDDGSSDTKDIDQDNRSSSPSIPSPQQGNESDSDSSAQPSAVPAEPAAQPAAQADPAPLQVPPSQGAAVIPPQSTLSAGTAPSPSPPSQDPNEAPSGESTASSGPGSRPAPSPHSLSGAPPLPPVESSLSSAFQVPPALNSSQPPPTQRPPPFFRESQPQIKPPPTTPIPPSHKHTSPHQSAPPFPQMPSNLPPPPALKPLNSLPNQHPPGAPPPPLQLMPQPPPVQPLSGQPLSGQPLSGQLPVISQMQAHAGKSTSSPHSCGAPSQPLASAASSSVGPVPSLQPSSFPPVPLRPTPSTTVAAPQVQIKEEPLDDMEEAESPQSPPRSPSPEPTVINMASHASQSARFIKHLDRGYNSCARTDLFFTPLSSSKLAKKREEAIEKSRREAELSARQEREREKEREREREADRNARGSSSSHDGRMSEAQMAAHGRSVFEQPPTTVAAVPPYIGPDTPALRTLSEYARPHVMSPTNRNHPFYVSLSPGDPLLAYHMPGLYSAEPSLRERELRNLRERELRERMKPGFEVKPPDLETLHPSANPMEHFARHGALALPHIPGPPHHFAPFHPGLNHLERERMVLAGTQLRPELSYAERLTAERLHAERMASVAPDPAARLQMLNVTPHHHQHSHIHSHLHLHQQDPLGQGSSPHPLVDPLAPGPRLARFPFPGGPIPNSLLTDLPHDHEMLRHPLFGQVNRSSWSNPNVFQSFLPPGAAYPRELQGPIPQMSAAHQLQAMHAQSAELQRMAMEQQWLHGHHLHGGPLPSQEDYYSRLKKEGDKPS
- the rereb gene encoding arginine-glutamic acid dipeptide repeats protein isoform X4 yields the protein MCRPLSCVVSTSHSQTSLDMDDLFSPRRSLNSTQGEIRVGPSHQAKLPELQPRPAPASHAQTDSEELMWTPGVNDCDLLMYLRAARSMAAFAGMCDGGSTEDGCLAASRDDTTLNALNMLHASHYDAAKALQRLVKKPLPKLIEKCWSEDDVKRFIKGLRQYGKNFFRIRKDFLPGKKTGELITFYYHWKKTPEAAGTRAYRQQRRQPSSRKAKTRSAAAPVSAPSRNYSVDASSASEEELDSEDSEQEVKSCSHCGTTRSKDWHQGGRYNPLLCTPCRTYENKHGCLPAAPKSSGASFMFKPVKEEEEGNSKHGMRTRRSRAPQLSSLRSGHRRLTGSPTREDQQVNSQNSQSGTRGSTADSKNDSTKKTNKKVKEEAATPKTMKRVRESPPQEPDEPEKVKPKRPKTQDPQDSRSELEAEVEEESSSESRSAQDDGSSDTKDIDQDNRSSSPSIPSPQQGNESDSDSSAQPSAVPAEPAAQPAAQADPAPLQVPPSQGAAVIPPQSTLSAGTAPSPSPPSQDPNEAPSGESTASSGPGSRPAPSPHSLSGAPPLPPVESSLSSAFQVPPALNSSQPPPTQRPPPFFRESQPQIKPPPTTPIPPSHKHTSPHQSAPPFPQMPSNLPPPPALKPLNSLPNQHPPGAPPPPLQLMPQPPPVQPLSGQPLSGQPLSGQLPVISQMQAHAGKSTSSPHSCGAPSQPLASAASSSVGPVPSLQPSSFPPVPLRPTPSTTVAAPQVQIKEEPLDDMEEAESPQSPPRSPSPEPTVINMASHASQSARFIKHLDRGYNSCARTDLFFTPLSSSKLAKKREEAIEKSRREAELSARQEREREKEREREREADRNARGSSSSHDGRMSEAQMAAHGRSVFEQPPTTVAAVPPYIGPDTPALRTLSEYARPHVMSPTNRNHPFYVSLSPGDPLLAYHMPGLYSAEPSLRERELRNLRERELRERMKPGFEVKPPDLETLHPSANPMEHFARHGALALPHIPGPPHHFAPFHPGLNHLERERMVLAGTQLRPELSYAERLTAERLHAERMASVAPDPAARLQMLNVTPHHHQHSHIHSHLHLHQQDPLGQGSSPHPLVDPLAPGPRLARFPFPGGPIPNSLLTDLPHDHEMLRHPLFGAAYPRELQGPIPQMSAAHQLQAMHAQSAELQRMAMEQQWLHGHHLHGGPLPSQEDYYSRLKKEGDKPS
- the rereb gene encoding arginine-glutamic acid dipeptide repeats protein isoform X3; translation: MCRPLSCVVSTSHSQTSLDMDDLFSPRRSLNSTQGEIRVGPSHQAKLPELQPRPAPASHAQTDSEELMWTPGVNDCDLLMYLRAARSMAAFAGMCDGGSTEDGCLAASRDDTTLNALNMLHASHYDAAKALQRLVKKPLPKLIEKCWSEDDVKRFIKGLRQYGKNFFRIRKDFLPGKKTGELITFYYHWKKTPEAAGTRAYRQQRRQPSSRKAKTRSAAAPVSAPSRNYSVDASSASEEELDSEDSEQEVKSCSHCGTTRSKDWHQGGRYNPLLCTPCRTYENKHGCLPAAPKSSGASFMFKPVKEEEEGNSKHGMRTRRSRAPQLSSLRSGHRRLTGSPTREDQQVNSQNSQSGTRGSTADSKNDSTKKTNKKVKEEAATPKTMKRVRESPPQEPDEPEKVKPKRPKTQVRNRRQKQDPQDSRSELEAEVEEESSSESRSAQDDGSSDTKDIDQDNRSSSPSIPSPQQGNESDSDSSAQPSAVPAEPAAQPAAQADPAPLQVPPSQGAAVIPPQSTLSAGTAPSPSPPSQDPNEAPSGESTASSGPGSRPAPSPHSLSGAPPLPPVESSLSSAFQVPPALNSSQPPPTQRPPPFFRESQPQIKPPPTTPIPPSHKHTSPHQSAPPFPQMPSNLPPPPALKPLNSLPNQHPPGAPPPPLQLMPQPPPVQPLSGQPLSGQPLSGQLPVISQMQAHAGKSTSSPHSCGAPSQPLASAASSSVGPVPSLQPSSFPPVPLRPTPSTTVAAPQVQIKEEPLDDMEEAESPQSPPRSPSPEPTVINMASHASQSARFIKHLDRGYNSCARTDLFFTPLSSSKLAKKREEAIEKSRREAELSARQEREREKEREREREADRNARGSSSSHDGRMSEAQMAAHGRSVFEQPPTTVAAVPPYIGPDTPALRTLSEYARPHVMSPTNRNHPFYVSLSPGDPLLAYHMPGLYSAEPSLRERELRNLRERELRERMKPGFEVKPPDLETLHPSANPMEHFARHGALALPHIPGPPHHFAPFHPGLNHLERERMVLAGTQLRPELSYAERLTAERLHAERMASVAPDPAARLQMLNVTPHHHQHSHIHSHLHLHQQDPLGQGSSPHPLVDPLAPGPRLARFPFPGGPIPNSLLTDLPHDHEMLRHPLFGAAYPRELQGPIPQMSAAHQLQAMHAQSAELQRMAMEQQWLHGHHLHGGPLPSQEDYYSRLKKEGDKPS
- the rereb gene encoding arginine-glutamic acid dipeptide repeats protein isoform X2, translated to MCRPLSCVVSTSHSQTSLDMDDLFSPRRSLNSTQGEIRVGPSHQAKLPELQPRPAPASHAQTDSEELMWTPGVNDCDLLMYLRAARSMAAFAGMCDGGSTEDGCLAASRDDTTLNALNMLHASHYDAAKALQRLVKKPLPKLIEKCWSEDDVKRFIKGLRQYGKNFFRIRKDFLPGKKTGELITFYYHWKKTPEAAGTRAYRQQRRQPSSRKAKTRSAAAPVSAPSRNYSVDASSASEEELDSEDSEQEVKSCSHCGTTRSKDWHQGGRYNPLLCTPCRTYENKHGCLPAAPKSSGASFMFKPVKEEEEGNSKHGMRTRRSRAPQLSSLRSGHRRLTGSPTREDQQVNSQNSQSGTRGSTADSKNDSTKKTNKKVKEEAATPKTMKRVRESPPQEPDEPEKVKPKRPKTQDPQDSRSELEAEVEEESSSESRSAQDDGSSDTKDIDQDNRSSSPSIPSPQQGNESDSDSSAQPSAVPAEPAAQPAAQADPAPLQVPPSQGAAVIPPQSTLSAGTAPSPSPPSQDPNEAPSGESTASSGPGSRPAPSPHSLSGAPPLPPVESSLSSAFQVPPALNSSQPPPTQRPPPFFRESQPQIKPPPTTPIPPSHKHTSPHQSAPPFPQMPSNLPPPPALKPLNSLPNQHPPGAPPPPLQLMPQPPPVQPLSGQPLSGQPLSGQLPVISQMQAHAGKSTSSPHSCGAPSQPLASAASSSVGPVPSLQPSSFPPVPLRPTPSTTVAAPQVQIKEEPLDDMEEAESPQSPPRSPSPEPTVINMASHASQSARFIKHLDRGYNSCARTDLFFTPLSSSKLAKKREEAIEKSRREAELSARQEREREKEREREREADRNARGSSSSHDGRMSEAQMAAHGRSVFEQPPTTVAAVPPYIGPDTPALRTLSEYARPHVMSPTNRNHPFYVSLSPGDPLLAYHMPGLYSAEPSLRERELRNLRERELRERMKPGFEVKPPDLETLHPSANPMEHFARHGALALPHIPGPPHHFAPFHPGLNHLERERMVLAGTQLRPELSYAERLTAERLHAERMASVAPDPAARLQMLNVTPHHHQHSHIHSHLHLHQQDPLGQGSSPHPLVDPLAPGPRLARFPFPGGPIPNSLLTDLPHDHEMLRHPLFGQVNRSSWSNPNVFQSFLPPGAAYPRELQGPIPQMSAAHQLQAMHAQSAELQRMAMEQQWLHGHHLHGGPLPSQEDYYSRLKKEGDKPS